In one Zymoseptoria tritici IPO323 chromosome 10, whole genome shotgun sequence genomic region, the following are encoded:
- the HPS1 gene encoding putative hybrid polyketide synthetase/nonribosomal peptide synthetase (putative hybrid polyketide synthase/nonribosomal peptide synthetase involved in secondary metabolite biosynthesis) codes for MATPPEPIAVIGVGCRFPGGCNTPSKLWDLICEQRDIQSKVPPERFNSDAFYDEDGSKPGHTNVSHGYFLDEDIKVFDAAFFRMSPAEVEAVDPQQRMLLETVYEALESGGTTMDQLRGTDTAVFVGCMTGDYSEMLMRDTLDLTGYVSSGVAKSILSNRISYFFDWHGPSMTIDTACSASLVAVHEAVQSLRSGMCRVACAAGSNVMLGPENFITESKVQLLSPTGRSRMWDAAADGYARGEGAAALIMKPLSHALADGDEVYCIIRETGVNSDGRTQGITMPSAEAQAALIRQTYARAGLDPLKDGCQYFEAHGTGTQAGDPQEARAIHDVFFPELRDPAEILYVGSVKTVIGHLEGAAGVAGVIKAAEAVRRAVVPPNMLLQKLNPAIEPFSTNLKVPMQSSPWPHLALGGPRRASVNSFGFGGTNAHAIIESYECGAAMGRASQNLDVIPSPVLLSANSELSLRAQATALADFLESHDSIPCFHDLLYTLQSRRSQHYVRLALSSNSREGLMRKIRATAQSTSNIGLNTAKLSSSFRFLGVFTGQGAQWATMGSELLRTSSVAQKCFKELDASLSALPDAPAWTLSDQCLADGDTSRLGEAAIAQPLCTAVQIMIVDLLKQAGVDLVSVVGHSSGEIAAAYSVGVISAQDAIRIAYYRGLYASLARGQNGQKGAMMAVGLSYEEACELCEGEFAGRVDVAAWNSDTSNTLSGDEDAILEIKARLEDRDVFARLLKVDTAYHSHHMLACSGPYTKALQACSIKPNRPKRGCAWFSSVYGGRIEGEDLIDKLSCEYWVENLLSPVMFHDAIETAAHGDLLCDAAIEVGAHPALKTPVTQTYQRTIGHQLSYYGTLFRGRNDIEAVSETLGALWIQLGSKAVDFHQYNQAFFGTDSVPKLVTLPGYKWDHSKRFWKEGRKSLVYRTRNEKSHPLLGKRAVDDIDEQKRWENCLRLQDLPWLSGHVVQGQVVYPAAAYLVMALAASRTLVSAQQVAFYELVDVAIDNAILLGENDANVRTLFTLNTVPFPESASDIQAEWACRSASADDNKAEWRVNAKGKVRLLLKSKFADGLPPRIAPAETLLTRVSSDRLYDNIEALGMSYSGQFRRLEDVQRRSKYATALMTGIETTDLIHPAVLDSAFQPLIAAMAYPGDGSMTSACVPTHIRSIRIAGSQQVSNSGRRLIVDAFATTSAARSFTGDVDLYDVESGDALMQVDSITCTTLIQPGPGDYKELYTQEVWQLDIGSGVAISQDGRRPEPRELDLKAFQERLAYSYLRRFYESFSRADVALMEPHYTKIFEWLERLFATISSGQHPSVKAEWADDDHEMLLQEASKYSGSIELTLLQAVGENFASVARGETGMLEHMMKDNMLERTYTEMVGVPFLMSCISEVMRQIAHRYPQMNILEIGAGTGALTKAVLKGLGSAFDAYTFTDISSGFFERAEKRFQEFSHKMEYRPLNIEVDVGAQGYQHGAYDVVGAANVLHATKSIKNSLRNVRQLLKPGGYLILVEWTGDNLGIFTSYAGLPGLWLSEDGRTDGPLLSKDEWDEHLRDTGFSGIEYWMPDSSDASKHISSLMVVQAVDRDINVMRSPFTTSTNPLAGHAITIIGGGVTGINKAVRDVLISGSPGTDVHLVDSLAKMVDEEISPSSLICLEDLDKPVLQDLSEATLVALQRILPNCRYVVWAGCEGRYANLSLGLCRSLANEYGHMALQFLKIYDANNLGVSVPIAESMARLIYSSTCSQAPSWLWTSESELVVDQQNRLHIPRVLPDIPLNDRHNANVLSTKESVRLDSQSVTIEKTQDAFEICKVEMTDRPHIRITYALLRPIIISGQSYFVSYGHAAHREDENARVVLSPTCSSSIPISANLTVSVGHHSDAGRILPRITSRMLVQRFLRNFDTSRRLAVNEPDHIIGAELLQECGKCGIKTICFSGQGKAGCTPVHALAPDRVLRNVLPSDVGTFLDFAPDQASRWTRVLSTRSTYTTVETLWNGDLSWEDFANITTQVFAESLSGMGMAHVVSINDLPSIAARDVSYSSVVDFSAATHIDALLPPPDYSYVARNDGTYFMVGCAGGLGRAVCSWLADKGARYIALVSRNVSSIDKAWLNEIEAKGTKVMLCQADVSSMDALRSVLSKVRTDMPPVIGVAHAAMVLKDKAFGGCTVDDFATVFGPKVKGAENLHNLFIDEPLDFFIMFSSLASVLGSPGQSNYAASNMCMPAIAAERRARGLSASVIHIGAVTGIGYVMGSDVQSKVLRNYDMPMSISEPVFLDIFAQTILIGRPDSNHSPEVMTGMPRYDRDTIDLSRYGRIPKLSHQIIEKATSQIEASATTVSVRQSVDDAQSQDEAALIIQDAFCSKLEKTLQMPADEIDCAQPLMNLGVDSLIAVEIRSWFFKQLDVSLPVLKILGGASVGEICQEAASKAFATSSQARPGPADHDKSVSPPTTLLKTPSDMRDSSSSDSREDARSSPPSSVSQESDPERIDREGPLGYAQRMTWSAMENWRDPTVGNIAVMYKIAGQLDLVKLEQASQQVVQRHEILRTRIARDPSTGEMRQYVLAQKTVRLDVSPGMTLQAAFDAVRFHVFDLNAGETMKAIAVPRDGHLLLAIAWSHIFFDGYSPAPFLRDLNVAYFGGTLPPLKYQYLEFVDDQVRKSAQAQDLAAYWTAEYSHLPSTLPLFSFSRIKARPTIPLHLPKARPTVEKTLPAQLCSAIKIVARKMGATPFHVYLAALQALFYRMLPVRDVCLAIATNNREAEYDDSVGDFSDVLPLKFQSQDDFAQLVRHTRDKMQAGLRSNLPNPLIMAALQGPELDRHGSLCQVSVNYMLHPEQDESPGGHAAEILKYARSVRYPFDLYFRYWDSGHDHVQVTVDAWHELYDERSVQIILTIYERLLWTFVEDTAQSITEVTIPSTEEIESSLRKYCIHNKMSRSAN; via the exons ATGGCCACTCCGCCAGAGCCCATAGCCGTAATCGGTGTCGGGTGCCGGTTTCCAGGCGGCTGCAACACGCCATCAAAATTGTGGGATCTAATCTGCGAGCAACGGGACATCCAATCGAAGGTCCCTCCGGAGCGGTTCAACAGTGATGCCTTCTATGACGAGGACGGGTCGAAACCGGGACACACAAACGTCAGCCATGGCTACTTtctcgacgaagacatcAAAGTATTCGATgcggctttcttccggaTGAGTCCAGCTGAAGTAGAGGCAGTGGACCCCCAACAACGCATGCTTCTGGAGACCGTTTATGAAGCTCTCGAATCTGGCGGTACTACGATGGACCAACTGCGTGGAACGGACACAGCAGTTTTTGTGGGTTGCATGACTGGCGATTACTCCGAGATGCTCATGCGCGATACCCTTGATCTGACTGGGTACGTGTCATCGGGCGTAGCCAAGTCAATCTTGTCGAACAGAATATCGTACTTTTTCGACTGGCACGGACCTTCCATGACTATCGATACCGCCTGCTCCGCAAGTCTGGTGGCAGTACACGAGGCAGTACAATCGCTTCGATCCGGCATGTGTAGAGTCGCGTGTGCGGCAGGGTCTAACGTCATGCTCGGCCCGGAAAACTTCATCACGGAATCCAAGGTGCAACTCTTATCTCCTACAGGAAGAAGTCGCATGTGGGATGCCGCAGCAGACGGATATGCGCGAGGAGAAGGTGCGGCTGCATTGATCATGAAACCCCTCTCGCACGCCCTTGCCGATGGTGACGAAGTCTACTGCATCATTCGCGAGACGGGTGTAAACTCTGACGGCCGGACCCAGGGGATCACCATGCCTTCTGCGGAGGCACAGGCCGCGTTGATTCGGCAAACGTACGCTCGGGCTGGCTTGGACCCGCTGAAGGATGGATGCCAGTATTTCGAAGCTCATGGAACTGGTACTCAGGCCGGTGACCCACAAGAAGCGCGTGCTATCCACGACGTTTTCTTCCCTGAGCTCCGAGATCCGGCTGAAATTCTCTACGTTGGCTCTGTGAAGACGGTCATAGGACATCTCGAGGGCGCTGCTGGCGTAGCAGGAGTCATCAAAGCTGCTGAGGCGGTGCGAAGAGCTGTGGTGCCTCCGAACATGCTGCTGCAAAAGCTGAACCCAGCCATTGAGCCATTCTCGACAAACCTCAAGGTGCCAATGCAGTCCTCACCGTGGCCGCACCTAGCCCTAGGTGGTCCAAGGCGCGCAAGTGTAAATTCATTCG GCTTCGGCGGCACCAATGCGCACGCAATCATTGAAAGCTACGAATGCGGAGCAGCCATGGGTCGAGCTTCGCAAAACCTTGACGTGATTCCCTCGCCAGTGCTACTGTCTGCAAACTCAGAGCTGTCCCTCCGGGCTCAGGCGACGGCACTCGCTGATTTTCTTGAGTCCCACGACTCAATTCCTTGTTTCCATGACTTGCTGTACACTTTACAGTCCAGGCGGAGCCAGCATTACGTTCGGTTGGCCTTGTCATCGAACTCAAGGGAAGGCCTCATGCGCAAGATCAGAGCTACTGCACAATCCACCAGCAACATTGGTCTCAACACAGCAAAGCTCTCATCCAGCTTTCGCTTTTTGGGCGTATTCACCGGACAAGGCGCGCAATGGGCTACCATGGGTAGTGAGCTGTTGAGAACCTCCTCAGTGGCGCAGAAGTGCTTCAAAGAGCTCGATGCCTCTTTGTCCGCGCTTCCAGATGCACCAGCTTGGACTCTGTCTGACCAATGCCTCGCCGACGGTGACACTTCGCGACTTGGTGAAGCTGCAATTGCACAGCCACTCTGCACTGCAGTACAGATCATGATAGTGGACCTCTTGAAACAGGCCGGTGTCGATCTGGTCTCAGTTGTGGGTCACAGCTCCGGCGAGATCGCGGCTGCATATTCTGTGGGCGTGATCTCGGCGCAAGATGCAATACGCATCGCATACTACCGGGGCCTCTACGCCTCGCTTGCCAGGGGTCAGAATGGACAAAAGGGCGCTATGATGGCTGTGGGCCTGTCGTATGAGGAGGCTTGCGAGCTCTGTGAAGGCGAATTCGCCGGACGTGTGGACGTTGCGGCATGGAACTCGGACACAAGCAACACCCTATccggcgacgaagacgcaATCTTGGAGATCAAAGCCAGGCTAGAAGACAGAGATGTCTTTGCTCGCTTGCTCAAAGTCGATACCGCATACCACTCCCATCATATGTTGGCGTGCTCGGGTCCATATACCAAGGCCTTGCAGGCTTGCTCGATCAAGCCAAATCGTCCCAAAAGAGGTTGCGCATGGTTCTCCAGCGTCTATGGCGGACGCATCGAAGGCGAGGATCTCATTGACAAGTTATCCTGCGAGTATTGGGTCGAGAACCTGCTCAGTCCGGTCATGTTTCACGATGCGATCGAGACTGCGGCTCACGGCGACCTGCTCTGCGACGCCGCGATCGAAGTCGGGGCGCATCCAGCGTTGAAGACTCCTGTTACGCAAACGTACCAGCGTACCATCGGTCACCAGCTCTCCTACTACGGAACTCTCTTCCGCGGGCGCAACGACATCGAAGCAGTTAGTGAGACTTTGGGAGCGCTTTGGATCCAGCTTGGGTCCAAAGCCGTTGACTTTCATCAGTACAACCAGGCTTTCTTCGGCACGGACTCAGTACCCAAACTGGTAACACTGCCAGGCTACAAGTGGGATCACAGCAAACGATTCTGGAAAGAAGGACGCAAGTCACTAGTGTACCGCACACGCAATGAGAAGTCTCACCCGTTACTGGGCAAACGCGCTGTCGACGATATTGACGAGCAAAAGCGGTGGGAGAACTGTTTGCGGCTCCAGGACTTGCCGTGGCTTTCGGGACATGTTGTTCAAGGCCAGGTAGTGTATCCTGCCGCGGCGTACCTGGTGATGGCGCTCGCGGCATCGCGAACGCTAGTTTCGGCACAGCAAGTGGCTTTTTACGAGCTTGTCGACGTGGCGATTGACAACGCGATCCTACTGGGCGAGAATGATGCTAACGTTCGGACGTTGTTCACGCTGAACACTGTTCCATTCCCGGAGTCTGCTTCGGATATTCAGGCCGAGTGGGCTTGTCGTTCGGCTTCCGCTGATGACAACAAAGCAGAGTGGCGCGTCAATGCGAAAGGCAAGGTCAGACTGTTGCTGAAGAGCAAATTTGCTGACGGACTACCACCGCGCATTGCCCCTGCTGAGACGTTACTCACCCGTGTGAGCTCAGACAGGCTGTACGACAACATCGAGGCATTGGGAATGTCTTATTCAGGGCAGTTCCGGCGCTTGGAAGATGTGCAGCGGAGATCGAAATACGCCACTGCTCTGATGACGGGCATCGAGACCACGGACCTCATTCATCCAGCTGTTCTTGACTCAGCATTCCAGCCATTGATTGCTGCTATGGCTTATCCAGGAGACGGCTCAATGACTTCTGCTTGTGTGCCGACGCATATCCGCAGCATACGGATTGCCGGCTCTCAACAAGTGTCAAACAGTGGCAGACGCCTGATCGTTGACGCTTTTGCGACGACATCTGCTGCGCGTTCCTTCACCGGCGATGTCGATTTGTACGATGTCGAGAGCGGTGATGCATTGATGCAGGTGGATAGCATTACATGCACGACTTTGATTCAGCCCGGGCCGGGCGACTACAAGGAGCTTTACACGCAGGAAGTCTGGCAATTGGACATTGGAAGCGGCGTTGCAATCAGCCAGGACGGCCGGAGACCTGAACCAAGGGAGCTTGATCTCAAGGCATTCCAAGAACGTCTGGCGTATTCCTACCTCCGAAGGTTCTATGAATCATTCTCCAGGGCCGACGTTGCCTTGATGGAACCACACTACACCAAGATTTTTGAGTGGCTTGAGCGTTTGTTTGCAACCATTTCATCTGGCCAACATCCTTCTGTGAAGGCAGAATGGGCAGATGACGATCACGAGATGCTGCTCCAAGAGGCCTCAAAATACTCAGGCTCAATCGAACTGACACTGCTCCAGGCTGTCGGTGAAAACTTTGCGTCCGTTGCGCGGGGCGAGACCGGCATGCTCGAGCACATGATGAAAGACAATATGCTTGAACGAACATACACCGAGATGGTTGGTGTTCCATTCCTCATGTCCTGTATCAGCGAGGTGATGCGTCAAATCGCCCATCGTTACCCGCAAATGAATATTCTTGAGATCGGTGCTGGAACGGGTGCCTTGACAAAAGCTGTATTGAAGGGACTAGGCTCGGCATTCGACGCATACACTTTTACGGACATCAGCTCTGGTTTCTTCGAGCGCGCCGAGAAGCGCTTTCAGGAGTTCTCACACAAGATGGAGTATCGGCCACTAAATATAGAAGTGGACGTTGGAGCACAGGGCTATCAACACGGCGCCTATGATGTTGTTGGCGCCGCAAATGTGCTGCATGCGACCAAGTCAATCAAAAACTCGCTGAGGAATGTTCGACAACTTCTGAAGCCTGGTGGCTACTTGATCTTGGTTGAGTGGACTGGCGACAATCTTGGTATTTTCACATCCTACGCGGGCCTTCCTGGTCTCTGGCTCAGCGAGGATGGTCGGACGGACGGTCCTCTTCTGAGCAAGGACGAGTGGGATGAACACTTACGAGACACGGGCTTCTCTGGCATCGAATACTGGATGCCCGATTCGTCAGATGCGTCCAAGCACATCAGCTCACTGATGGTTGTGCAGGCGGTTGATCGAGACATCAACGTCATGCGTTCGCCATTTACGACTAGCACGAATCCGCTCGCAGGGCACGCTATCACAATCATTGGCGGAGGTGTGACTGGAATCAACAAAGCAGTCAGAGATGTTCTGATCAGCGGCTCTCCCGGAACCGACGTTCATCTGGTCGATAGCTTGGCAAAAatggtggacgaggagattTCCCCATCCTCGTTGATCTGCCTCGAGGATCTAGACAAACCTGTCTTGCAGGACCTCTCAGAGGCAACCTTAGTGGCTCTGCAACGGATCCTTCCCAACTGCCGCTACGTAGTGTGGGCCGGCTGTGAGGGTCGTTATGCCAACTTATCGCTGGGCCTCTGTCGTTCACTGGCCAACGAGTATGGCCATATGGCCTTGCAGTTCCTCAAGATCTATGACGCCAACAATTTGGGGGTGTCCGTCCCCATTGCGGAGTCGATGGCACGCCTCATATACTCTTCGACTTGCAGTCAGGCGCCATCTTGGCTTTGGACTTCTGAGTCGGAGCTGGTCGTCGATCAGCAGAATCGGCTCCATATCCCTCGAGTGCTCCCAGACATCCCCTTGAACGATCGCCACAACGCTAATGTACTCTCCACCAAGGAATCCGTGCGACTGGACAGTCAGTCGGTCACAATCGAGAAGACCCAGGACGCATTCGAGATTTGCAAGGTTGAAATGACCGACCGACCGCACATCCGTATCACGTATGCCCTCCTTCGGCCGATAATCATCTCGGGGCAGAGCTACTTTGTCAGCTATGGGCATGCAGCACATCGAGAAGATGAGAATGCTCGGGTGGTGTTGTCACCAACTTGTAGCTCGTCGATCCCGATTTCGGCGAATCTCACCGTGTCTGTGGGCCATCACTCAGATGCAGGACGCATCCTCCCACGGATTACAAGCAGGATGCTCGTGCAGCGTTTCCTCCGCAACTTCGACACAAGTCGACGCCTGGCAGTCAACGAGCCAGATCACATTATCGGAGCCGAGTTGCTGCAAGAATGCGGCAAGTGCGGTATCAAGACAATCTGCTTCTCAGGCCAAGGAAAGGCTGGCTGTACCCCAGTTCATGCTCTCGCTCCAGATCGAGTCCTTCGAAACGTTCTCCCTAGTGATGTGGGAACGTTCCTTGATTTCGCGCCTGACCAGGCGTCCCGATGGACCAGAGTGCTTTCAACTCGCTCTACATATACCACAGTCGAAACCCTCTGGAACGGTGACCTCTCCTGGGAAGATTTCGCCAACATTACAACACAAGTCTTCGCTGAGAGTCTTTCAGGCATGGGGATGGCCCATGTGGTATCCATCAACGATTTACCGAGCATTGCTGCAAGGGACGTTTCGTACTCAAGTGTTGTTGACTTCTCCGCAGCCACACACATCGATGCTCTACTGCCGCCTCCAGATTACAGCTACGTGGCGCGTAACGACGGCACCTACTTCATGGTCGGATGTGCAGGTGGTCTCGGTCGTGCCGTGTGCTCGTGGTTGGCGGACAAGGGCGCACGTTATATCGCACTTGTAAGCAGGAATGTGTCTTCGATCGACAAGGCATGGTTGAACGAGATCGAAGCCAAGGGCACGAAAGTGATGCTATGTCAAGCCGACGTATCGAGCATGGACGCCCTGAGGTCAGTCCTGTCGAAAGTCAGGACAGACATGCCGCCAGTCATTGGTGTGGCCCATGCCGCTATGGTGTTGAAGGACAAAGCCTTTGGGGGCTGCACTGTCGATGACTTCGCCACTGTCTTCGGGCCAAAGGTAAAGGGCGCCGAGAATTTGCACAACCTGTTCATCGACGAGCCGTTGGATTTCTTCATCATGTTCTCGTCCCTTGCAAGTGTGCTTGGGAGCCCAGGACAGTCGAACTATGCTGCGTCAAACATGTGCATGCCGGCGATTGCGGCAGAACGACGAGCCAGGGGCCTCAGTGCTTCTGTCATACACATTGGCGCGGTCACTGGAATTGGATACGTCATGGGCTCTGATGTTCAGAGCAAGGTGCTGAGGAACTACGACATGCCAATGTCCATAAGCGAGCCTGTCTTTCTGGACATCTTTGCACAAACCATACTGATTGGACGACCCGATTCAAACCATTCTCCGGAGGTCATGACCGGGATGCCGCGGTACGATCGAGATACGATAGATCTGTCCAGATACGGGCGCATTCCTAAACTCTCCCATCAAATTATCGAGAAGGCGACGTCCCAGATCGAAGCGTCTGCTACTACTGTCAGCGTCCGTCAGTCGGTGGACGATGCGCAGAGCCAGGACGAGGCAGCTCTCATTATCCAAGACGCCTTCTGCTCAAAGCTGGAGAAGACGCTGCAAATGCCTGCGGATGAAATTGACTGTGCACAGCCACTTATGAACCTTGGTGTCGACTCTCTTATCGCCGTCGAAATTCGTTCGTGGTTCTTTAAGCAGCTGGATGTCAGTCTTCCAGTTCTGAAGATTCTCGGAGGTGCCTCTGTCGGTGAAATATGTCAGGAGGCGGCTTCAAAGGCCTTCGCCACCTCGAGTCAGGCGCGTCCTGGTCCAGCAGATCACGACAAATCAGTGTCGCCGCCGACCACGCTCTTGAAGACTCCATCGGACATGCGAGACAGTTCCAGCTCAGACTCGCGGGAAGATGCGCGATCTAGCCCGCCGAGCAGCGTTTCTCAAGAATCGGATCCCGAGCGCATCGACCGCGAAGGACCACTTGGATACGCGCAGAGAATGACATGGTCTGCAATGGAGAATTGGCGGGATCCCACAGTAGGCAACATTGCAGTCATGTACAAAATAGCCGGCCAGCTGGATCTTGTGAAGCTCGAGCAGGCGAGTCAACAAGTAGTCCAGCGACACGAAATTCTCCGGACTAGGATTGCACGGGATCCATCTACTGGCGAGATGAGGCAGTACGTGTTGGCGCAAAAGACTGTGCGGCTCGACGTCAGTCCAGGCATGACTTTGCAAGCAGCTTTCGATGCCGTACGCTTTCATGTCTTTGATCTCAATGCTGGGGAGACCATGAAGGCGATTGCCGTTCCACGCGATGGCCATCTTCTCCTTGCAATAGCGTGGTCTCACATCTTTTTCGATGGTTACAGTCCAGCGCCATTTCTTCGAGATCTTAACGTTGCCTACTTTGGCGGAACTCTGCCACCTCTGAAGTATCAGTATCTGGAATTCGTTGATGATCAGGTGCGGAAATCTGCTCAAGCCCAAGACCTTGCGGCGTACTGGACTGCAGAGTATTCGCATTTGCCGAGCACACTCCCTCTGTTCTCATTCTCGAGGATCAAAGCACGTCCGACGATACCATTGCATCTACCCAAGGCGCGACCAACTGTGGAGAAGACACTGCCCGCCCAGCTTTGTTCTGCCATCAAGATCGTCGCTCGGAAAATGGGTGCTACCCCTTTCCATGTGTATTTGGCGGCGCTCCAGGCGCTGTTCTACCGCATGCTGCCCGTGCGAGACGTATGTCTAGCAATTGCGACCAACAATCGCGAGGCGGAATATGACGACAGTGTCGGAGACTTCAGCGATGTCTTGCCCCTCAAGTTCCAATCTCAGGATGATTTCGCACAGCTGGTTCGACATACTCGGGACAAGATGCAAGCAGGCCTTCGCTCGAACCTACCAAATCCACTCATCATGGCCGCTTTGCAGGGACCGGAGCTAGATCGTCATGGATCGCTCTGCCAGGTCTCGGTCAACTACATGCTCCACCCAGAGCAGGACGAATCGCCCGGCGGGCATGCAGCCGAAATTTTGAAATATGCTCGGTCCGTTCGCTACCCTTTCGACCTTTACTTCAGATATTGGGATAGTGGTCATGATCACGTGCAGGTGACTGTGGATGCCTGGCACGAGTTGTACGATGAACGGAGTGTACAGATTATACTGACGATCTACGAGCGCCTCCTCTGGACGTTTGTGGAGGACACGGCGCAATCCATCACTGAGGTGACTATACCCTCCACAGAAGAGATTGAGTCATCTCTGCGTAAGTATTGCATTCACAACAAGATGTCGCGCTCTGCTAAT